Proteins from a genomic interval of Streptococcus sp. D7B5:
- the recR gene encoding recombination mediator RecR, translating into MLYPTPIAKLIDSYSKLPGIGIKTATRLAFYTIGMSDDDVNEFAKNLLAAKRELTYCSICGRLTDDDPCSICTDPSRDQSTILVLEDSRDVAAMENIQEYHGLYHVLHGLISPMNGISPDDINLKSLMTRLMDSEVSEVIVATNATADGEATSMYISRLLKPAGIKVTRLARGLAVGADIEYADEVTLLRAIENRTEL; encoded by the coding sequence ATGCTTTACCCAACACCTATAGCTAAGCTGATTGACAGTTATTCTAAACTTCCGGGTATCGGGATTAAGACAGCAACTCGACTGGCCTTTTATACCATTGGGATGTCGGATGATGACGTCAATGAATTTGCAAAAAATCTTCTTGCAGCCAAGCGTGAATTGACCTATTGCTCTATTTGTGGACGCTTGACCGATGATGATCCTTGTTCTATCTGTACCGATCCTAGCCGTGACCAGTCTACGATTCTGGTTCTGGAGGATAGCCGAGATGTTGCTGCTATGGAAAACATCCAAGAATACCACGGACTTTACCATGTTTTACACGGTTTGATATCCCCTATGAATGGAATTAGCCCAGATGACATAAACCTCAAAAGTCTCATGACTCGTCTCATGGATAGCGAAGTTTCAGAGGTTATCGTAGCCACCAATGCAACAGCAGATGGTGAGGCGACCTCCATGTATATCTCTCGACTTCTCAAACCAGCTGGTATCAAGGTCACTCGTCTAGCACGAGGTTTAGCCGTGGGAGCAGATATCGAGTATGCAGACGAAGTCACACTCTTACGAGCCATTGAAAATCGGACAGAGTTGTAG
- the murF gene encoding UDP-N-acetylmuramoyl-tripeptide--D-alanyl-D-alanine ligase, with amino-acid sequence MKLTIHEVAQVVGAKNDVSLFADVQLEKAEFDSRLIGTGDLFVPLKGARDGHDFIETAFENGAVVTLSEKEVANHPYILVDDVLTAFQTLAAYYLEKTAVDVFAVTGSNGKTTTKDMLAHLLSTTYKTYKTQGNYNNEIGLPYTVLHMPEETEKLVLEMGQDHLGDIHLLSELAHPKTAIVTLVGEAHLAFFKDRSEIAKGKMQIADGMAPGSLLLAPADPIVEDYLPTDKKVVRFGPGAELEITDLIERKDSLTFKANFLEQALDLPVTGKYNATNAMIAAYVALQEGVSEEQIHQAFQNLELTRNRTEWKKAANGADILSDVYNANPTAMKLILETFSAIPANEGGKKIAVLADMKELGDQSVQLHNQMILSLSPDVVDTVIFYGEDIAELSQLASQMFPIGHVYYFKKTADEDQFEDLVKQVKESLGANDQILLKGSNSMNLARLVESLENECK; translated from the coding sequence ATGAAATTAACAATCCATGAAGTGGCCCAAGTTGTAGGAGCTAAAAATGACGTTAGTCTTTTTGCGGACGTTCAGTTAGAAAAGGCTGAGTTTGACAGTCGTTTGATTGGGACAGGTGATTTGTTTGTGCCACTTAAAGGTGCGCGTGACGGTCACGACTTTATCGAAACAGCTTTTGAAAATGGTGCAGTAGTAACCTTGTCTGAGAAAGAGGTTGCAAATCATCCCTACATTCTAGTAGACGACGTTTTGACTGCCTTTCAAACCCTTGCAGCCTACTATCTTGAAAAAACGGCAGTTGATGTCTTTGCAGTAACGGGTTCAAATGGCAAGACGACGACCAAGGATATGTTGGCGCATTTACTGTCAACAACCTACAAGACCTACAAAACGCAAGGCAATTACAATAACGAGATTGGTCTTCCCTATACGGTTCTCCATATGCCTGAGGAGACTGAAAAGTTGGTCTTGGAGATGGGGCAGGATCACTTGGGAGATATCCATCTCTTGTCTGAATTAGCTCATCCAAAAACAGCCATTGTGACCTTGGTTGGAGAGGCTCATTTGGCCTTTTTCAAAGACCGTTCGGAGATTGCTAAAGGGAAGATGCAAATTGCTGATGGTATGGCACCAGGTTCTTTGCTTTTGGCACCAGCTGACCCGATTGTAGAGGACTACTTGCCTACAGATAAAAAAGTGGTCCGTTTTGGGCCAGGAGCTGAGTTAGAAATCACGGACTTGATTGAGCGCAAGGATAGTCTGACCTTTAAGGCCAATTTCTTGGAGCAAGCCCTCGATTTGCCAGTGACAGGTAAGTACAATGCCACCAATGCTATGATTGCTGCTTATGTGGCTCTTCAAGAAGGAGTGTCAGAGGAGCAAATTCATCAGGCCTTTCAGAACCTAGAATTGACCCGCAATCGTACTGAGTGGAAGAAAGCAGCCAATGGAGCAGATATTCTGTCTGACGTATACAATGCTAATCCAACAGCTATGAAGTTGATTTTGGAGACATTCTCTGCCATCCCAGCCAACGAAGGAGGCAAGAAAATCGCTGTCTTGGCAGACATGAAGGAACTCGGAGACCAGTCTGTCCAACTCCATAACCAGATGATTTTGAGCCTATCGCCAGATGTGGTGGATACCGTGATTTTCTATGGAGAAGACATTGCCGAATTAAGCCAACTTGCTAGTCAAATGTTCCCAATCGGCCACGTTTATTACTTCAAAAAAACAGCCGACGAGGACCAATTTGAAGACCTAGTAAAGCAAGTCAAGGAAAGTCTCGGTGCGAATGATCAAATCCTGCTCAAAGGCTCTAACTCCATGAATCTAGCCAGGTTGGTAGAAAGTTTAGAAAATGAATGCAAGTGA
- a CDS encoding YggS family pyridoxal phosphate-dependent enzyme: MNLKKNTELVFQQIADASQEANRALDAVSVIAVTKYVDVQTAEALLPLGVRHIGENRVDKFLEKYQALKDYPVTWHLIGTLQRRKVKEVIPYVDYFHALDSLKLAQEIQKRTDHVIKCFLQVNISGEESKHGFSKEGLLELLPELAKLDQIEYVGLMTMAPFEADSDELKEIFKDTQALQAEIREKQIPNIPMTELSMGMSRDFKEAIQFGSTFVRIGTAFFK; the protein is encoded by the coding sequence ATGAATTTGAAAAAAAATACTGAATTAGTTTTTCAGCAAATAGCTGATGCTAGTCAAGAAGCCAACCGTGCTCTAGATGCTGTTTCAGTAATCGCAGTGACAAAGTATGTAGATGTACAAACAGCGGAAGCCTTGCTTCCGCTTGGTGTCCGTCATATAGGTGAAAATCGAGTCGATAAATTTTTAGAAAAATATCAGGCCTTGAAAGATTACCCAGTTACTTGGCATTTAATAGGAACACTACAGAGACGGAAAGTGAAAGAAGTAATCCCATATGTGGATTACTTTCATGCTTTAGATTCCCTTAAGTTAGCCCAGGAAATTCAAAAGAGAACAGATCATGTTATCAAGTGTTTCTTGCAGGTCAATATTTCTGGAGAAGAAAGCAAGCATGGGTTTTCAAAAGAAGGATTGCTAGAACTTTTGCCAGAATTGGCTAAGTTAGATCAGATTGAGTATGTTGGTTTAATGACCATGGCTCCTTTTGAGGCAGACAGTGATGAATTGAAAGAAATTTTCAAGGATACGCAGGCTCTGCAAGCAGAAATTAGAGAAAAACAAATCCCTAATATACCGATGACAGAGCTAAGCATGGGAATGAGTCGTGATTTTAAAGAAGCGATTCAGTTCGGCTCAACCTTTGTTCGAATTGGTACAGCATTTTTTAAATAG
- a CDS encoding D-alanine--D-alanine ligase has protein sequence MKQTIILLYGGRSAEREVSVLSAESVMRAVNYDRFTVKTFFISQSGDFIKTQEFSQTPGQEDRLMTNATIDWDKKIAPSAIYEEGAVVFPVLHGPMGEDGSVQGFLEVLKMPYVGCNILSSSLAMDKITTKRVLESVGIAQVPYVAIVEGDDVTSKIAEVEEKLTYPVFTKPSNMGSSVGISKSENQEELRQALELAFQYDSRVLVEQGVNAREIEVGLLGNYEVKSTLPGEVVKDVAFYDYDAKYIDNKITMDIPAKISDDVVAVMRHNAETAFRAIGGLGLSRCDFFYTDKGEIFLNELNTMPGFTQWSMYPLLWDNMGFSYPELIEHLVDLAKESFDKREAHLL, from the coding sequence ATGAAACAAACAATTATTCTTTTATACGGTGGGCGTAGTGCAGAGCGTGAAGTCTCTGTCCTTTCAGCTGAAAGTGTGATGCGTGCGGTCAACTACGACCGTTTCACAGTCAAGACTTTCTTCATCAGCCAGTCAGGTGACTTTATCAAAACACAGGAATTTAGCCAGACTCCAGGTCAAGAGGATCGTCTCATGACCAATGCGACTATTGACTGGGATAAGAAAATAGCGCCAAGTGCCATCTACGAAGAAGGCGCAGTGGTCTTTCCAGTTCTTCATGGTCCGATGGGAGAAGATGGCTCTGTTCAAGGATTCCTTGAAGTTTTGAAAATGCCTTATGTCGGTTGCAATATCTTGTCATCAAGTCTTGCCATGGATAAAATCACGACCAAGCGTGTGTTAGAATCTGTCGGGATCGCTCAAGTTCCTTATGTGGCCATTGTCGAAGGAGATGATGTGACTTCTAAAATCGCTGAAGTTGAAGAAAAACTGACTTATCCAGTCTTCACGAAGCCGTCAAACATGGGTTCCAGTGTCGGTATTTCTAAGTCTGAAAACCAAGAAGAACTCCGCCAAGCTCTAGAACTTGCCTTCCAATATGACAGCCGTGTCTTGGTAGAGCAAGGGGTAAATGCCCGTGAAATCGAGGTTGGTCTCTTGGGCAACTACGAAGTGAAGAGCACGCTTCCTGGTGAAGTGGTCAAGGATGTTGCCTTTTATGACTACGATGCCAAATATATCGATAACAAGATTACCATGGACATCCCAGCCAAGATTAGTGATGATGTAGTAGCTGTCATGCGTCATAATGCAGAAACAGCCTTCCGTGCAATCGGTGGCCTCGGTCTGTCTCGTTGTGATTTCTTCTATACCGATAAGGGCGAGATTTTCCTAAATGAGCTCAATACCATGCCAGGTTTTACCCAGTGGTCTATGTATCCACTGCTTTGGGACAATATGGGGTTCAGCTACCCAGAACTAATCGAGCATTTGGTTGACCTTGCTAAGGAAAGCTTTGACAAGCGCGAAGCGCATTTGCTATAA
- the ftsA gene encoding cell division protein FtsA: MTRDGFFTGLDIGTSSIKVLVAEHRDGEVNVIGVSNAKSKGVKDGIIVDIEAAASAIKSAITQAEEKAGISIKSVNVGLPANLLQVEPTQGMIPVTSDTKEITDQDVENVVKSALTKSMTPDREVITFIPEEFIVDGFQGIRDPRGMMGVRLEMRGLLYTGPRTILHNLRKTVERVGIHVDNVIISPLAIVNSVLNEGEREFGATVIDMGGGQTTVATIRNQELQFTNIYQEGGDYVTKDISKVLKTSQKIAESLKLNYGEAYVPLASNETFQVEVIGEVEPVEVTESYLAEIISARIKHIFDQIKQELERRHLLDLPGGIVLIGGNAILPGIVELAQEVFGVRVKLYVPNQVGIRNPAFAHVISLSEFAGKLTEVNLLAQKAVKGDEFLRQKPINFGIPNQRLNPVTQPSPAQTAPAETVQETPVAPKEEFQASSQSKPKLTERFRGLIGSMFDE; this comes from the coding sequence ATGACTAGAGATGGTTTTTTTACAGGCTTAGATATCGGAACTAGCTCGATTAAAGTGCTAGTAGCTGAGCATAGAGATGGCGAAGTAAATGTAATTGGTGTTAGCAATGCCAAAAGTAAAGGTGTAAAAGACGGAATTATTGTTGATATTGAAGCAGCTGCTTCAGCGATCAAATCCGCAATCACACAGGCAGAAGAGAAAGCTGGTATTTCTATTAAGTCTGTTAACGTTGGCCTTCCAGCAAACCTCTTGCAGGTTGAACCAACACAAGGAATGATTCCTGTAACTTCAGATACCAAAGAAATCACAGATCAAGATGTTGAAAATGTTGTCAAATCAGCTTTGACAAAGAGCATGACTCCTGACCGTGAAGTGATTACCTTTATTCCAGAAGAATTCATCGTGGATGGATTCCAAGGCATCCGTGACCCTCGTGGTATGATGGGTGTCCGCTTGGAAATGCGTGGTCTGCTTTACACAGGTCCTCGTACGATTCTACACAATCTTCGCAAGACGGTTGAGCGTGTAGGTATTCATGTTGATAACGTGATTATTTCACCTTTGGCAATCGTGAACTCCGTTCTCAATGAAGGTGAACGTGAATTTGGTGCGACTGTCATTGACATGGGTGGAGGTCAGACTACTGTAGCGACTATTCGCAACCAAGAATTGCAGTTCACTAACATCTACCAAGAAGGTGGAGATTACGTTACTAAAGACATTTCTAAAGTCTTGAAAACATCTCAAAAAATTGCAGAAAGTTTGAAACTGAACTATGGTGAAGCTTACGTTCCACTTGCAAGTAACGAAACTTTCCAAGTTGAAGTAATTGGTGAAGTAGAACCTGTTGAAGTAACCGAAAGCTACTTGGCAGAAATTATCTCAGCACGCATCAAACATATCTTTGACCAAATCAAACAAGAGTTGGAAAGAAGACACTTGTTAGATTTGCCAGGAGGTATCGTCCTTATCGGTGGAAATGCAATTTTGCCAGGAATTGTTGAATTAGCCCAAGAAGTATTTGGTGTTCGCGTAAAACTTTATGTACCAAATCAAGTTGGAATTCGCAACCCTGCATTTGCGCACGTGATTAGCTTGTCTGAGTTTGCTGGTAAATTGACTGAAGTCAATCTTCTTGCTCAAAAAGCAGTTAAAGGAGATGAATTCCTTCGTCAAAAACCAATCAACTTTGGCATTCCAAATCAACGTTTGAATCCAGTAACGCAACCAAGTCCAGCACAAACAGCTCCAGCTGAAACTGTGCAGGAAACTCCAGTTGCTCCCAAGGAAGAATTCCAAGCAAGTTCTCAAAGTAAACCGAAGTTAACAGAACGTTTCCGTGGTTTGATCGGAAGCATGTTTGATGAATAA
- a CDS encoding NUDIX hydrolase, with translation MNASDFAKYLQRMIAITDTGLTFTKDPFDRERYEDLRSLLSEMLNQVSDLDAEEVAEVLKPTSAYATPLMDVRAWIVEDEKVCLVRGKGEDSWALPGGFGEVGYSPTENILKEIEEETGFTAKAERLLAVFDTNRFQLQSKQYAKFVFECQLLDGQFQENQEIAELQFFAIDQLPVLSEKRITKEQMEILWQVYKGQRDQYVD, from the coding sequence ATGAATGCAAGTGATTTTGCCAAGTATCTGCAAAGAATGATTGCCATTACAGATACTGGATTAACCTTTACAAAAGATCCTTTTGACCGCGAGCGTTACGAAGACTTGCGAAGCCTTTTATCTGAAATGTTGAATCAGGTATCAGACCTCGATGCAGAAGAAGTGGCAGAAGTCTTGAAACCAACGTCCGCTTATGCAACTCCTCTGATGGACGTCCGTGCTTGGATTGTTGAGGATGAAAAAGTCTGTTTAGTTAGAGGAAAAGGGGAGGATAGTTGGGCTTTGCCAGGTGGTTTTGGTGAAGTCGGCTACTCTCCAACCGAAAATATTCTCAAAGAAATTGAAGAAGAAACCGGTTTTACAGCAAAAGCTGAAAGGTTACTTGCAGTTTTTGATACCAATCGTTTCCAACTACAGAGCAAACAATATGCAAAGTTTGTCTTTGAATGCCAACTTCTTGATGGACAATTTCAAGAGAATCAAGAAATTGCTGAGCTTCAATTTTTTGCCATTGACCAATTGCCAGTTTTATCTGAAAAACGCATCACCAAGGAGCAAATGGAGATTCTTTGGCAAGTTTATAAAGGACAAAGAGACCAATATGTTGATTAG
- a CDS encoding TIGR02206 family membrane protein gives MNLWDKLFTTQISEPPQFELHWYIGLLCLLALTFYASYRFRDKVAYQRFIQILQSVQLIVLYSWYWGNLMPLSESLPFYHCRIAMFVMLLIPGTSKYKQYFALLGTFGATAALAYPLFDPYPFPHVTILSFIIGHVALLGNALLYLFRNYQPSLLDLKNVVVITFALNGLIWVVNLVVGGDYGFLNKPPLVGSFGQPLNYLIVSTVIVIAIRLTGKLVENFLQQKSEEFIQEKI, from the coding sequence ATGAATTTGTGGGATAAATTATTTACCACACAGATATCAGAACCGCCCCAGTTTGAACTTCACTGGTACATTGGTTTGTTATGTTTATTGGCTCTTACTTTTTATGCTTCTTATCGTTTTCGCGACAAAGTTGCTTACCAGCGTTTTATTCAGATTCTTCAGTCTGTTCAACTGATTGTTCTGTATAGCTGGTATTGGGGGAATCTCATGCCTCTGTCAGAAAGTTTGCCCTTCTATCATTGCCGTATCGCCATGTTTGTGATGCTCTTAATTCCAGGGACATCCAAGTACAAACAGTACTTTGCCCTTTTAGGAACTTTTGGAGCAACAGCAGCACTGGCTTACCCACTCTTTGATCCCTACCCATTTCCACACGTGACCATTTTGTCCTTCATTATCGGACATGTTGCCCTTTTAGGAAATGCGCTCCTATACTTGTTTAGAAACTATCAACCTTCCCTTCTCGATTTGAAGAATGTGGTGGTGATTACCTTCGCCTTAAATGGCTTGATATGGGTTGTCAACTTAGTTGTAGGTGGAGATTATGGATTTTTAAACAAACCACCACTTGTTGGAAGCTTCGGCCAGCCCTTAAATTATCTCATTGTTTCGACTGTTATCGTGATAGCAATTCGCTTAACAGGGAAATTAGTAGAAAATTTTTTACAACAAAAATCGGAAGAATTTATTCAAGAGAAGATCTAA
- the ftsZ gene encoding cell division protein FtsZ, whose product MTFSFDTAAAQGAVIKVIGVGGGGGNAINRMVDEGVAGVEFIAANTDVQALSSTKAETVIQLGPKLTRGLGAGGRPEVGRKAAEESEEALTEAITGADMVFITAGMGGGSGTGAAPVIARIAKDLGALTVGVVTRPFGFEGSKRGQYAVEGINELREHVDTLLIISNNNLLEIVDKKTPLLEALSEADNVLRQGVQGITDLITNPGLINLDFADVKTVMANKGNALMGIGIGSGEERVVEAARKAIYSPLLETTIDGAEDVIVNVTGGLDLTLIEAEEASEIVNQAAGQGVNIWLGTSIDESMKDEIRVTVVATGVRQERVEKVVGARNNQPVGRPSTKAPQAHTFDRQFDLEETAEMPKSSPRRFETNQASAFGDWDLRRESIVRQTDPVVSPVERFETPVSQDEDELDTPPFFKNR is encoded by the coding sequence ATGACATTTTCATTTGATACAGCAGCAGCTCAAGGCGCAGTTATTAAGGTAATTGGTGTCGGTGGTGGTGGTGGTAACGCCATCAACCGCATGGTTGACGAAGGTGTTGCTGGTGTAGAATTTATCGCAGCCAACACTGATGTACAAGCCCTTAGCAGTACGAAAGCAGAAACAGTTATCCAACTTGGTCCTAAATTGACTCGTGGTTTGGGTGCTGGAGGTCGTCCAGAAGTTGGACGTAAAGCTGCAGAAGAAAGTGAAGAAGCTTTGACGGAAGCTATCACTGGAGCGGACATGGTCTTTATCACTGCAGGTATGGGTGGTGGATCTGGTACAGGTGCAGCCCCTGTTATTGCACGTATCGCTAAAGATCTTGGTGCTCTTACAGTTGGTGTTGTGACACGTCCTTTCGGATTTGAAGGAAGCAAACGTGGTCAGTACGCTGTAGAAGGAATCAACGAACTTCGCGAGCATGTTGATACTTTGTTGATTATCTCTAACAACAACTTGCTTGAAATCGTTGATAAGAAAACGCCACTTCTTGAAGCTCTTAGCGAAGCAGATAACGTTCTTCGCCAAGGTGTTCAAGGGATTACTGACTTGATCACGAACCCAGGATTGATTAACCTTGACTTTGCTGACGTGAAAACTGTAATGGCCAACAAAGGGAATGCTCTTATGGGTATCGGTATCGGTAGTGGTGAAGAACGCGTTGTTGAAGCGGCTCGTAAAGCAATTTACTCTCCACTTCTTGAAACAACAATCGATGGTGCAGAGGATGTCATCGTCAACGTTACTGGTGGTCTTGATTTGACCTTGATTGAAGCAGAAGAAGCTTCAGAAATTGTCAACCAAGCAGCTGGCCAAGGTGTAAACATCTGGCTTGGAACATCAATTGACGAAAGCATGAAGGATGAAATCCGTGTTACTGTTGTAGCGACAGGTGTTCGTCAAGAGCGAGTGGAAAAAGTAGTTGGAGCTCGTAACAACCAACCAGTTGGACGTCCATCAACTAAAGCTCCACAAGCGCACACATTTGACCGTCAATTCGACTTGGAAGAGACAGCAGAAATGCCTAAATCAAGCCCACGTCGTTTTGAAACAAACCAAGCCTCTGCTTTTGGAGACTGGGACTTGCGTCGTGAGTCAATTGTTCGCCAAACAGATCCAGTTGTTTCACCAGTAGAACGCTTCGAAACACCAGTTTCACAAGATGAAGATGAATTGGATACACCTCCATTCTTCAAAAATCGTTAA